Genomic window (Polaromonas sp. JS666):
GACAGCGACAGGCCGCGGTGCCAGAAGAGATTGGTCTCCTCATCGCTCTGGCGGCCGGGTTTGAGGCCCGCAACGATTTGCCCCAGTTCGGCATGCAGGGTTTTTTCCGACAGCTTGCCGCTGTCCACATGGGCGCGCAGGGCGCCAAAAGGCCCGGCCTTGGCCTGGCCCCAGTCGTCCATCACCATCTTGTCCATGATGTCGGTGAGCGACAGCTCCACCGCGCTCATGGTGCCGTAGGGAATCACGCAGGCGCCCTTCTTGATCCATTCGGTCTTGAGCAGGGGCTCGGGTTTTTCCAGCCGCGAAGCCTCCACCACGATGTCGGCCCCGCGCACGCAGGACTCCCAGTCTTGCGTCACCGTGATTTTCTTGCCCAGGTCTTTTTCAAGCCGCGCGGCAAAGGCATTGCGGCTGTCGGGCCGGCGCGAGTGAACGCGGATTTCGTCAAAGTGGTAGATCGAGTCGAGCAGGCGGACGTTCCAGTAAGACGTGCCGCGTGCGCCGATGTGGCCCAGCACCTTGGAGTCCTTGCGCGCCAGGTGTTTTGCGCCCAGCGCGGTGATGGCGCCGGTGCGCATGTCGGTGATGTCGGAGGCGTCGATGATGGCGATCGGCGAGCCGTTTTTCGGGTTGAACAGGTTGAGCACCGCCAGCTCCGACGGCAGGCCGATTTCATAGTTGCGGTAAAAGTCGCCCACCACTTTCACGCCGGCCAGGCCCAGCGGGCGGATGTAGCCGCGCAGCACATTGAAGTGGCCCGGGTAATCCTTTTCCGGCACCAGGTGCATGCGCGGCTCGATGGTGGTTTGCTGCAGGCCTTGCGCATGCAGCGCCTGCTCCACGGCGCCAATGATTTCGGCATCGGTCAGGGCCAATGCCTGCACGTCAGGGTGGTTCAGATAGGTCAGGTAGATTTCGGCCGTATCGTCAACGTTATGGTCGGACATGTTTCAGGCTCCCATCATGGGCAGGTTCAGGTGGTTGTCTCGGGCGCTCTGGCGGGCGATCTCATAGCCCGCATCCGCATGGCGCATGACGCCGGTGGCCGGGTCATTGAACAGCACGCGTTCGATGCGTTCAGCCGCCTCAAGGGTACCGTCACACACAATGACCACGCCCGCGTGCTGCGAGTAACCCATGCCCACGCCGCCGCCATGGTGCAGGCTGACCCAGGTGGCGCCGCTGGCCGTGTTGAGCAGGGCATTGAGCAGCGGCCAGTCGCTCACGGCATCGCTGCCGTCCTGCATCGCCTCGGTTTCACGGTTCGGCGAAGCGACGGAGCCGCTGTCGAGGTGGTCGCGGCCGATGACGATGGGCGCCTTCAGCTCGCCGCTTTTCACCATCTCGTTGAAAGCCAGGCCCGCCCTATGGCGTTCGCCCAGGCCAATCCAGCAAATGCGCGCCGGCAGGCCCTGGAAGCTGATGCGCTCTTCGGCCATGTCAAGCCAGCGGTGCAGGGGCGTGTTGTCGGGGAACAGTTCCTTCATCTTCGCATCGGTCTTGCGAATGTCCTCCGGATCGCCCGACAGCGCCACCCAGCGGAAGGGCCCGACACCGCGGCAAAACAGCGGCCGGATGTAGGCGGGCACAAAACCGGGGTAGTCAAAGGCATTGGCCACGCCGAAGTCCTTGGCGACCTGGCGCAGGTTGTTGCCGTAGTCCACGGTGGGAATGCCCATTTCATGGAAAGCCAGCATGGCCTTGACGTGCACCGCGCAGGACTCGCCGGCCGCTTTTGTCAGCGCGGCATGCTGCGCCGGGTCCTTTTGCGCGGCCTGCCATCGGGCCACCGTCCAGCCCGCCGGCAGGTAGCCATTGATGATGTCGTGGGCCGAGGTCTGGTCGGTCACGATGTCGGGGCGGATGCCGCCGGCCTGCGCGCGCCTGACCAGTTCCGGCACGATCTCGGCCGCATTGCCGCACAGCGCGATGGAGACGGCCTCCTTGCGCGACGTGTGGTGCTGGATCATCTCCAGCGCTTCGTCGAGGCTGGCGGCTTGCTTGTCGACGTAGCGCGTCCTCAAGCGAAAGTCGATGCGCGACTGCTGGCATTCGATGTTGAGGGAGCAGGCGCCGGCAAAGGTCGCCGCCAGCGGCTGCGCGCCACCCATGCCCCCCAACCCCGCCGTCAGCACCCAGCGGCCCGCCAGGTCGCCATTGAAGTGCTGGCGGCCCGCTTCCACAAAGGTCTCGTACGTGCCCTGCACGATGCCCTGCGTGCCGATGTAGATCCAGCTGCCGGCCGTCATCTGGCCGTACATCATGAGGCCGGCGCGGTCGAGTTCATTGAAGTGTTCCCAGGTGGCCCATTTGGGCACCAGGTTGGAATTGGCGATCAGCACGCGCGGCGCGCCCGCATGGGTGCGGAACACGCCGACCGGCTTGCCGGACTGCACCAGCAGTGTCTCGTCGGCCTTGAGCTTGCGCAGCGAGTCCAGGATGGCGTCAAACGCCGGCCAGTTGCGCGCCGCCTTGCCAATGCCGCCGTACACCACCAGCTCGTCGGGGTTTTCCGCGACTTCCGGGTCCAGGTTGTTCTGGATCATGCGGTAAGCCGCTTCGATCTGCCAGTTGGCGCAGGTGAGGGCGCTTCCCCGGGGCGCGCGGACCGGTCGGGCCTGGCTGTCCTGGAAGGGGGTGTTGGAAAGATCCGGCATGAGATCCGACATGAGACAGGCTCCATGTAACAAAAAGAAAAAACTTTGGCGCGGCTTCGGGCTCGGGCTTCAGGCTTTGGTTGGTTAAATCGTAGTTGTCTATACAACTTGTGTCAACTGGAGTAATCTACGGCCTGCGACAGCGCCTTTTAGAGGGCGCCAATTGTTTTTTCTTACTTCGGCATAAAAATGGCAACCACTCCGCTGCCTGCTTATGGGCAGGTCAAGGCATTCATCAAAACGCGCATCAGTGCCGGCACCTGGAGGCCCGGTGATCCGGTGCCCAGCGAGGCCGTGCTGATGGCGCAATTTGGCGTCAGCCGCATGACGGTCAACCGTGCGCTGCGCGAGCTGATGGGCGAGGGCCTGGTCACGCGAATCCAGGGCTCGGGAACCTTTGTGGCTGAGCTGCACCGCATTTCTTCCACGCTGACCATTCGTGATATTCATGAGGAAGTCATTGAGCGGGGCCACACCCATAGCTCGCGGGTGTTGCGGGCGGAGTCCGAAAAAGCCAGCGCCGACGTGGCGCGCACCCTGGGCCTGCGCACGGGCGGGCGTGTGTTCCACACCATATTGATTCATCTGGAAAACGGTGTGCCCATCCAGTACGAAGACCGCTATGTCAACCCGGCGGCGGCACCCAACTACCTGAAGACCGACTTCACGCAGACCACGCCCACCTACCACCTGCTGGAAGAAGCGCCGCTCACCGAAGCCAGCTATTCGATCGAGGCCTGCCTGCCGACAGCACTGGAGGCCAGGCACCTCGATATCAAGCCAGGCGAAGCCTGTCTGGCGATGATGCGCCGCACCGTGAGCGGCGCCCACATTGCCAGCGTGGCACGGCTGGTGTACCCCGGTTCGCGCTACAGCTTTGCCGGAAAGTTCCAGGCATGAGACCGCCGCCGCGGCGTCAAACTGTATTTGAGGAAGCAGTGAAATGAGCGGGGCGAGTGACCTTGTCAGTATCAATGATCAATGGAGTCAGTGAGATGAATGGAGTGAATCAGATGAATGGAGTCAGCGGGATGAGCGAGATGAATCAGGGCGGGCAGGAAGAGCAGAACCCGGCCTATACCTTGCGGCGCGGCACGGTTCCCCTGTTGGTGAGCATGCCGCACATCGGCACGGCCATTCCGCCGGAGCTGCAGGCGGCCTACATGCCCGAGGCGCTGAAAGTGGAAGACACCGACTGGCACCTGCAGACGCTTTACAGCTTCCTGCCGGAAATCGGCGCCAGCGTGTTGACGCCGCACTATTCACGCTATGTGATTGACCTCAACCGCCCGCCGGATGACGCCCCGATGTACCCCGGTGCGTCCAATACCGAACTTTGCCCCACCCGGTTTTTCTCGGGTGCGCCGCTCTACCAGCCCGGTTGCGAGCCCACCCCGGATGAGCGCGCAAGGCGGCGCGAGGCCTATTGGCAGCCCTACCATGCGGCCCTGGCCGCCGAGCTGGCGCGTCTCAAGGCCCGGCACGGCTATGCGTTGCTGTGGGACGCGCACAGCATCCGCTCGCAGATTCCCTGGCTGTTTGATGGCACGCTGCCCGACCTCAACATCGGAACGGCCGACGGCGCCAGCGCCCATGAAGCCATTACCGCATCGGTCGCGCAGGCCTGCGCTGCGCTTTCCGGCATCACGACAGCCGTCAACGGCCGCTTCAAGGGCGGCTACATCACGCGCCACTATGGCCAGCCGTCCAGCGATGTGCACGCCGTGCAGCTGGAGATGTGCCAGCGCCTGTACATGCAAGAAGTGCCGCCCTTTGCCTACGACGCGGCGCTGGCTTCCCGCATCCAGCCCTTGTTGAAAAACATGCTCTCCAGCGCGCTTTCGTCCTGCCGAAGCTGCCATGAAGAGTGAAGCACGGCTTTTTTCGGGAGCGCGGAACCATCGGTAGCGACAGGAATGGGTTGGTGCAGTTTTCTCTTTTCTGCTGAAATCACCTGAAGCTTGGTGGAGGGTCTCGGCCTCGGCTGGATCCACGTCAAATGCATGTGGAACGGCAGCGCGATGCCGCCGCGTGGCACCCTGACGGTAAGATCAGGCCATCACGCCGAAGGAAACAACCGTGCCTTTGTCTCCAGCCAACCGTTGCCAACGGACGCGCCTTGCCGCTGCGCTCCGTGGTGTTTGCGATGGTGGTGACTTTGACGGTGGCGGCAACCCGGGGAGCAGTTCATTGATCAGGATCGTCATTGTGGATGACCACGCGATCGTGCGCGAAGGTCTCAAACGCATCATTTCCTCGGCCGACGACATGGAGGTGGCGGGCGAAGCCGCCAATGGCGCCGAGGCCATGCAGCGGGTGCGCGAACTGGCCTTCGACGTGCTGATGCTGGACCTGTCCATGCCGGGGCGCAGCGGCATGGAGTTGATCAAGCTGGTCCGTGCCGAGAAGCCCAAGCTGCGCATCCTGGTGCTGAGCATGCACCAGGAGCTGCAGTACGCCGTGCGCGCCATCAAGTCCGGCGCCAGCGGTTACCTGACCAAGGAGAGCGCCCCCGCGCAACTGGAGGAGGCCATCCGCAAGATCGCCGCCGGCGGCGCCTTCATCAGCGCGGAAGTGGCCGAGCAACTGGCTCTGGGTGCCATGCCGGGCAGCGAGGCGCCCAGGCACGACTGTCTGTCCAACCGCGAATTCGAGGTGTTTCGCCTGGTGGTCGACGGCATGACCCTGACCGATATCGCGGCCCAGCTCCATCTCTCGGTCAAAACGGTCAGCACGCACAAGGTCAACCTGATGCACAAGATGGGCTTGCACAACCAGAGCGAGCTGATCCGCTATGCACTCAAACATGGCCTGACCGATCAGTTGGAGTAATTGTGAAGTTCCAATAGGTGGTTGCCCGCCAGGCGGGGGCGGGAGACTGGCAACTGAAATCTGCGGGGTGGTATTTCCGGCTACGAGATGGAGATCGAGGGAGGTAGAGGAAGGTAAAGGAAGGTAAAGGAAGGTAAAGGAAGGTAAAGGAAGGGAGATGGATGGTGGTGGGCGACGGCTGCCCGATGCGCGTCACGGGCCATCGCCGTTCGTGGCGCAAAGTCTCTTTGAGCCTGTCCAGGGCCTCCACGGATTTGTGCTCTCCGGATGTTTTGTGCGCTGCAGCAAGGCGGCCCCTGTCTCCCGGCCAGATGAGATTGGGTTGATGATTGTCAAGGGGTGGGGGAGCCCGGCGGATTAACGTAGACGGACTGCAATCTCTCGATGGAGTGCTTCCATGAAATCCTCCCTGATGCAAATACTGGTTCACTTTGATGCATCACGGCGCGCTGCGCCTCGCCTGGAGTTCGCACGCCAGCTTGCGCGGCGGCACGGTGCCGCGGTGGCCGCGCTCTATGCGGTCACACCCAGCTTCGTGATGCCGCCATTTGCGCCCACCATCGGCCCCGGTGTCGCCGTCACCTTGCGCGAGCTTGACGACGAGCGGCTGGCCGGGGCGCGCGCCACCTTCGATCGTGCGCTGGCCTCGACCGGCGTACCGGTCTCCTGGGGCGAAGTGATCGACTACCCTGTGACGGGTGCCTTCGCCCAGCAGGCGCTGTATGCCGACCTGCTGGTGTTGGGCCAGCACGACCCTTCGGATATCGAGTCCTCGGACGTGCCGCCCGATTTCGCGGAAACCGCGATGGCGATCAGCGGCAGGCCGGCCCTGATCCTGCCCTACGCCGTGGTGCCGCCGACGGTCGGCGAGACGGTGGTGATTGCCTGGAAGACGACGCGCGAGGCGGCGCGTGCTGTCACCGCAGCCATGCCCCTGCTGCAGAGTGCGCAGCGTGTTCATGTGGTCAACTGGTCAGCCGATGAGCCTGTCGTCGGTGGCGTTTCGCTGGATCTGGCTGGCTATTTGAAGCGCCATGGCGTTGAGGCGACCTGGCACCGCCAGGGGGATGAGCCGGAAAGGCTGGGCGAGTTGCTGTTGTCAAGCGCCTTCGACCTGGAAGCCGACCTGCTGGTGATGGGCTGCTACGGCCATAGCCGGGCGCGCGAGTGGCTGCTGGGCGGCACCTCGCGGGCGGTTTTGCAGTCCATGACCCTGCCGGTGCTGATGGCGCACTGACCGCCAGCGCAACCCGCCCTTGGGTCACAGGGTTCCGGATGGCCACTCTGGGAACCCGGATTTGGGGAAAGCGTGCTTG
Coding sequences:
- a CDS encoding ornithine cyclodeaminase family protein; translation: MSDHNVDDTAEIYLTYLNHPDVQALALTDAEIIGAVEQALHAQGLQQTTIEPRMHLVPEKDYPGHFNVLRGYIRPLGLAGVKVVGDFYRNYEIGLPSELAVLNLFNPKNGSPIAIIDASDITDMRTGAITALGAKHLARKDSKVLGHIGARGTSYWNVRLLDSIYHFDEIRVHSRRPDSRNAFAARLEKDLGKKITVTQDWESCVRGADIVVEASRLEKPEPLLKTEWIKKGACVIPYGTMSAVELSLTDIMDKMVMDDWGQAKAGPFGALRAHVDSGKLSEKTLHAELGQIVAGLKPGRQSDEETNLFWHRGLSLSDIALGAFMLEKAKRMNLGQQLRFR
- the hutU gene encoding urocanate hydratase, which translates into the protein MSDLMPDLSNTPFQDSQARPVRAPRGSALTCANWQIEAAYRMIQNNLDPEVAENPDELVVYGGIGKAARNWPAFDAILDSLRKLKADETLLVQSGKPVGVFRTHAGAPRVLIANSNLVPKWATWEHFNELDRAGLMMYGQMTAGSWIYIGTQGIVQGTYETFVEAGRQHFNGDLAGRWVLTAGLGGMGGAQPLAATFAGACSLNIECQQSRIDFRLRTRYVDKQAASLDEALEMIQHHTSRKEAVSIALCGNAAEIVPELVRRAQAGGIRPDIVTDQTSAHDIINGYLPAGWTVARWQAAQKDPAQHAALTKAAGESCAVHVKAMLAFHEMGIPTVDYGNNLRQVAKDFGVANAFDYPGFVPAYIRPLFCRGVGPFRWVALSGDPEDIRKTDAKMKELFPDNTPLHRWLDMAEERISFQGLPARICWIGLGERHRAGLAFNEMVKSGELKAPIVIGRDHLDSGSVASPNRETEAMQDGSDAVSDWPLLNALLNTASGATWVSLHHGGGVGMGYSQHAGVVIVCDGTLEAAERIERVLFNDPATGVMRHADAGYEIARQSARDNHLNLPMMGA
- the hutC gene encoding histidine utilization repressor → MATTPLPAYGQVKAFIKTRISAGTWRPGDPVPSEAVLMAQFGVSRMTVNRALRELMGEGLVTRIQGSGTFVAELHRISSTLTIRDIHEEVIERGHTHSSRVLRAESEKASADVARTLGLRTGGRVFHTILIHLENGVPIQYEDRYVNPAAAPNYLKTDFTQTTPTYHLLEEAPLTEASYSIEACLPTALEARHLDIKPGEACLAMMRRTVSGAHIASVARLVYPGSRYSFAGKFQA
- the hutG gene encoding N-formylglutamate deformylase, which gives rise to MSEMNQGGQEEQNPAYTLRRGTVPLLVSMPHIGTAIPPELQAAYMPEALKVEDTDWHLQTLYSFLPEIGASVLTPHYSRYVIDLNRPPDDAPMYPGASNTELCPTRFFSGAPLYQPGCEPTPDERARRREAYWQPYHAALAAELARLKARHGYALLWDAHSIRSQIPWLFDGTLPDLNIGTADGASAHEAITASVAQACAALSGITTAVNGRFKGGYITRHYGQPSSDVHAVQLEMCQRLYMQEVPPFAYDAALASRIQPLLKNMLSSALSSCRSCHEE
- a CDS encoding response regulator gives rise to the protein MIRIVIVDDHAIVREGLKRIISSADDMEVAGEAANGAEAMQRVRELAFDVLMLDLSMPGRSGMELIKLVRAEKPKLRILVLSMHQELQYAVRAIKSGASGYLTKESAPAQLEEAIRKIAAGGAFISAEVAEQLALGAMPGSEAPRHDCLSNREFEVFRLVVDGMTLTDIAAQLHLSVKTVSTHKVNLMHKMGLHNQSELIRYALKHGLTDQLE
- a CDS encoding universal stress protein, which produces MKSSLMQILVHFDASRRAAPRLEFARQLARRHGAAVAALYAVTPSFVMPPFAPTIGPGVAVTLRELDDERLAGARATFDRALASTGVPVSWGEVIDYPVTGAFAQQALYADLLVLGQHDPSDIESSDVPPDFAETAMAISGRPALILPYAVVPPTVGETVVIAWKTTREAARAVTAAMPLLQSAQRVHVVNWSADEPVVGGVSLDLAGYLKRHGVEATWHRQGDEPERLGELLLSSAFDLEADLLVMGCYGHSRAREWLLGGTSRAVLQSMTLPVLMAH